GGCTGCGGTTGCCTATAATGGTGGGGAGACCCGTGCCGCGAATTTCCTGCAATCGGGCGGAACCTTGCCCTATGAAACGCAGGATTATGTCGAGGCGATCACCGGGTTCAACGCCTGGCGCTGGCGCGAAGACCCGCCGGGTGACGACAAGCTGGACTTGCGGCTGGATGGCGATGCGCCGTTCCTTGAGGCTTGCACGCGGCTGGCTGGCAACCGCGAATTGCGCGAATTCGGAACCACCGGGCGGGGCGCGCCGGTTCTGCCGTGGGGCGTGATCCTCGCCTCGCATCCGACCCGCAACGGGGTGCAGGGCAAGATCAACCGGCTCAATCGTGCCTTGGGCCCGATCCTCGGCGGCAAACAGGTCGGCTATGTCCGCCGTCCGCTCAGCGGTCGTCGGGTCTATACCGCACAGGTCGGCTGGAACTCGCGTGGTGAGGCGAACCGCTTCTGCCAAAAGGCACGCACGGTCGGGATCAACTGCATCGTCCTGCGAAACTGAACGCAACCGGGCGTGGCGGGACGCATCCCCCTCCACGCCCGGTGCAATCAGATCACTCGGTCCAGCGGACCTCCGACAGGTCATTCGCGGGCGTCGGCGCGTTCTCCCACAGCCCCTCGATCCGGGCATCCGCGACGCCGGTCTTGGCAAGCTGGAACAGGTAGCCGTTCGAGAAATCATCAGCGATGATCCGCTGTGCGCGCTTCAGCAACTCGGAACGCTCGGCGTCATCTGTGGTCAGATTGACCTCCGCCATGACCTCTTTCATCTCGTCATTGCTGTAGTTGAAATAATAGTCATCGCGCGCGTAAATCCCGATATCCATCGGCTCGACATGGCTGATGATGGTCAGGTCGTAATCTTTGCCGGTGAACACGGTCTCCAGCCATTGCGCCCACTCCATATTCGTCGCCTCGGTCTCGATCCCGACTTCGCGAAGCTGGGCTGCCAGCAATTCGCCGCCACGGCGGGCATAGGGCGTCGGTGGCAGGGCGAGGCGCAGCGTCAGGTCGCTGATCCCGGCTTCCTCCAGCAACTCCCGCGACCGCTCCGGGTCATAGGCGGATTGCTCCGTCAGATCGACATAATCCGGGTGATGCGGCGCGAAATGCGTGCCGATCGGGGTGCCGTAGCCGAACATGGCCCCGTCGATCAGCTCCTGCCGGTTGATCGCATGGGCAATCGCCTCGCGCACCTGCACGTTGTCGAGCGGCGCTGAGGCCTTGTTCATGGTCAGGATCGTCTCGCCCTCGGTCGTGCCGACGATGACATTGAAACGCGGATCGGCCTCGATCTGGGCCAGCGTTTCCGGGGCCGGGTAGATCGGGAAGGCGTCGACATCCCCCGCCATCAGCGAGGCAAAGGCGGCGGTCGGATCGCCGATGAAGCGGAACGTGGCGGAGGTCAGGGCCGGTTTTTCGCCCCAATAGCCATCGAACGCCTCCAGCGAAATCGAATCGCCCTGCCGCCAGTTGGCAAAGCGGAACGGGCCGGTGCCGACCGGGTTGGTGGCGGCGTCGGCGGCGGAGGCTTCGTCGAGAATGATCGCATCGCCCGCGGCCATCTTGAACGGGAACATCCCGTCCGGCGAGCTCAGCGTGACGCGCACGGTCAGCGGGTCGACGGCTTCGACGGATTCGATACCTGCGAACAGGGTTTTCTGCGGGTTGGTCGAATCCTCAGCCCGTGCCCGGTCGAGCGAGAAGACCACATCATCGGCCCCGAATTCCGCGCCGTCGTGATAGGTCACGTCCTGCCGCAGCTTGAAGACGTAAACCTTGCCGTCCTCCTCCGTTTCCCAGCTTTCGGCCAGCGCAGGCAGGATCGCACCATCCGGGCCGAAACGCGTCAGGCCTTGGAAAACATTGGCATAAACGATCTCGTCAATGGCGGCGGCGGCGTTGCCGGTCGGGTCGAGGCTGGGTGGTTCGAGGACCATGCCGAGGGTGATCGTGTCTTCGGCGGCAAGCGCAGGCGAGGCGAGCAGCGCCAGGGCTGCGGTCGTGGTTTTCCAGTAGCGGTTCATATTTCCCCCCGGACGGTAAAGTTGACCGGGCCGATAATGGTCGGAAATCCCCGGCGATCAAGGTTATTCCTCAAGTTTGACGCGACTTACCTTGGCGGGTGCCGGGGGCGGGGCGTCCGTGCGGGGGCATAACTAGCGGCTGTTTCTTTCGGTCAGCTGCTGGGCAGGGCCCGCCAGAAGCAACCACAGGCTGCTTATGACCAGCCCCCAATTCGCCCAGCTTGCCGGATGGAAATTGACCGCTATGGCCCAGACGCTGAAAAACACCCAAGCTGCCGCCATCGGCAGGGAGATCGCCCGCCAGCGTTCGGTCCTGACCGGGTGGATGAATTTGACATTGGTGAACATGGCGACGGTCAGCACCGAGACAATCGCCAGAATGACCCAGAAATTCGGCTTCAGCGCAAAGAGGACCAGCACGACCATATTCCAGCAGGCGGGAAATCCGGCGAATGAGTTGTCGAGCGTCTTCATCCGCGTGTCGGAGAAATACAGGATCGAGCCATAGGTGATGACGATGATCGCAAACCATCCCGTCCAGCCGGGCAGCAGGTCGGATTTGAACAGGGCGAATGCCGGAATGAAAACATAGGTCAGGAAATCTATGATCAGGTCCATAAGAACGCCGTCATAGTTCGGCCAGTTTTCCTTCACCCGATAGCGCCTTGCAAGGGGGCCGTCGATGCCGTCGACGACAAGCGCGACGATCAGCCAGAAAAACATCAGCGACCAGCGATCCTCGACGGCGGCGAGCATGGCGAGCATTGAAAATACGGCACCGCTGGCGGTCAGCAGGTGGACGAAAAGGGCCTTGAAGCGAATTTCCATGCCGGGGTTTTCGCATCAGCGCCCGGCCTGTGCAAGCACGCACAGACCGTACACAGGGCGTACACAGCCTGTACACCGGATGTACACAGGCAGGCTGTGGATAACTCTGCGGGTCGCTGCCGCAGGGGCAGGGTCACTTCCGGGGATGGGCCTTGCGGTAGACTTCCATCAGATGCGCGTCGTCGACCCCGGTATAGACCTGCGTGGTCGCAAGGCTGGCATGGCCGAGCAGTTCCTGAATGCTGCGCAGATCGCCGCCCGCCGACAGCAGATGTGTGGCGAAGCTGTGGCGCATGGCGTGGGGGGTGGCGCTTGGCGGCAGGCCGAGCGCCTGTCGCATCTGGACCATCGCCTTTTCAAACACCCCGGCACGCAGCGGGCCGCCGCGCTTGCCGCGAAACAGCGGGGCGTCGGGTTCGGATGGCCACGGGCAGAGGCGCAGATATTCGGCGATGGCTTCCCGCGTGACGGGCAGGACCGGGACCATACGCTCGCGCCCGCCCTTGCCGGTGATCCTCAGCGCCTCGCCAAGCGGCCAGTCACGCCCCTGAAGCGACAGCGCCTCCGATATGCGCAGGCCACAGCCGTAAAGCAGGGTCAGCACGGCGGCATCGCGGGCGGCGATCCAGGGTTCGGGGTGATGGGTGCCGGCGTAGTCCAGCAGGTCCCGCGCCTGATCCCGCGCAAGCGGGCGGGGCAGGGAGCGCTGATATTTCGGGCTGCGGGCCGAGAGCGCGGCGGAGAGGTCATATCCCTCCCGATCCGAGATCCAGCGCAGGAAGCTGCGCACGGCGGACAGCCTGCGGGCCAGCGACCGGGCCGACAGGCCGCGCGCCCGCTCGGCTGCGGCGAATGCGCGCATATCCGGTTGTTTCAGCGCGGCCAGCGATTTCGGCGTCGCAGGCTGGCCGTTATAGCCGCCGAGGAAGGACAGAAAGGCAATCGTGTCGTCGCGATAGGCGGTGATTGTGTGGGGCGAGCGGTCGCGGGTGCCCGCCTCCACCTCCAGCCAGAGCGCCAGCGCATCCGCCATCGCGGGGGCAAGCGCGAGCGGCTGGCTCATTCCTCCAGCCAGCGAAGCAGGACCAGCCGGAAGCTTTGCCCGAAGAAGCGCAGCAGATCGGTGCCATGCGCGGCGGAAAACCGCCCCGGCTCGGCAGAGCCCATCAGCAGCAGTGCGGGCATCCGGGTCGGGCCGAGATCGATCGGGATCAGGGCTTCGGAGGCCACCTCTGCCCCGTGCAGGCCGGAACAGATCTGGGTGGCGCGGCGCAGGATCACCTCGCCCGATTGCTGGCCGCGGCGGCCTGCGGCGATGGCGCGGCTGACCGTGCCTTCCGGCACCATCGTCAACGGCCCGCCAAGCTCCGGCGCGCCTTCCTTGGTCGCGGTTTCCATGACCAGCACCAGCGTGTCGACGCGCAGTATATCGGCCAGATCGGCCTGCATATTGTCGAGGAAATCGTCAAAGCTGACCGGCTGAAGCAGTGACAGCACGGCGCGATGAATGGTGTTCATCCCCGACTGGTTTTCATAGGCAGCGGCGATGACGTTTTCATGCGCCGCTTCCAGACGGTCCAGCCGCGCCTCAAGCGCCGTCATGGCGCGGCCGCGAATGTCGATGACATTCGCGCCGACGCCGTCCTCATGCGCGCCGACAATGGCGCGCATCAGATCGCGGTCCATCAGGATCGCACTGGGATCGTCCAGCAGGGCCTGACGCTGTTCCGGGCTGAGGCCGGTTTCCGTCATTGCCCGATCTTCTGGCCGGTTTTCGCCCAATCGGCATTGAACTGCGCCAGACCCTTATCGGTCAGCGGATGGTTTGCCATCGACTTGATGACCGCGGGCGGGGCGGTGATG
The genomic region above belongs to Paracoccus sp. SCSIO 75233 and contains:
- a CDS encoding lytic transglycosylase domain-containing protein; this encodes MRRFLTMIAAALLAANSASARPAVDAVYGLAPTGQSDDWRCTSDGLYCIYRQSYVADVCRSIERAATREGLDKNFFARLLWKESRFEPSAISPAGAEGIAQFIPSTAQIVGLHDPFNPAEAIQVSARYLRHLRDVYGSIGLAAVAYNGGETRAANFLQSGGTLPYETQDYVEAITGFNAWRWREDPPGDDKLDLRLDGDAPFLEACTRLAGNRELREFGTTGRGAPVLPWGVILASHPTRNGVQGKINRLNRALGPILGGKQVGYVRRPLSGRRVYTAQVGWNSRGEANRFCQKARTVGINCIVLRN
- a CDS encoding ABC transporter substrate-binding protein, with translation MNRYWKTTTAALALLASPALAAEDTITLGMVLEPPSLDPTGNAAAAIDEIVYANVFQGLTRFGPDGAILPALAESWETEEDGKVYVFKLRQDVTYHDGAEFGADDVVFSLDRARAEDSTNPQKTLFAGIESVEAVDPLTVRVTLSSPDGMFPFKMAAGDAIILDEASAADAATNPVGTGPFRFANWRQGDSISLEAFDGYWGEKPALTSATFRFIGDPTAAFASLMAGDVDAFPIYPAPETLAQIEADPRFNVIVGTTEGETILTMNKASAPLDNVQVREAIAHAINRQELIDGAMFGYGTPIGTHFAPHHPDYVDLTEQSAYDPERSRELLEEAGISDLTLRLALPPTPYARRGGELLAAQLREVGIETEATNMEWAQWLETVFTGKDYDLTIISHVEPMDIGIYARDDYYFNYSNDEMKEVMAEVNLTTDDAERSELLKRAQRIIADDFSNGYLFQLAKTGVADARIEGLWENAPTPANDLSEVRWTE
- a CDS encoding phosphatidylcholine/phosphatidylserine synthase, whose protein sequence is MEIRFKALFVHLLTASGAVFSMLAMLAAVEDRWSLMFFWLIVALVVDGIDGPLARRYRVKENWPNYDGVLMDLIIDFLTYVFIPAFALFKSDLLPGWTGWFAIIVITYGSILYFSDTRMKTLDNSFAGFPACWNMVVLVLFALKPNFWVILAIVSVLTVAMFTNVKFIHPVRTERWRAISLPMAAAWVFFSVWAIAVNFHPASWANWGLVISSLWLLLAGPAQQLTERNSR
- a CDS encoding tyrosine recombinase XerC, with amino-acid sequence MSQPLALAPAMADALALWLEVEAGTRDRSPHTITAYRDDTIAFLSFLGGYNGQPATPKSLAALKQPDMRAFAAAERARGLSARSLARRLSAVRSFLRWISDREGYDLSAALSARSPKYQRSLPRPLARDQARDLLDYAGTHHPEPWIAARDAAVLTLLYGCGLRISEALSLQGRDWPLGEALRITGKGGRERMVPVLPVTREAIAEYLRLCPWPSEPDAPLFRGKRGGPLRAGVFEKAMVQMRQALGLPPSATPHAMRHSFATHLLSAGGDLRSIQELLGHASLATTQVYTGVDDAHLMEVYRKAHPRK
- a CDS encoding DUF484 family protein, with protein sequence MTETGLSPEQRQALLDDPSAILMDRDLMRAIVGAHEDGVGANVIDIRGRAMTALEARLDRLEAAHENVIAAAYENQSGMNTIHRAVLSLLQPVSFDDFLDNMQADLADILRVDTLVLVMETATKEGAPELGGPLTMVPEGTVSRAIAAGRRGQQSGEVILRRATQICSGLHGAEVASEALIPIDLGPTRMPALLLMGSAEPGRFSAAHGTDLLRFFGQSFRLVLLRWLEE